In Struthio camelus isolate bStrCam1 chromosome 3, bStrCam1.hap1, whole genome shotgun sequence, the DNA window TGAAGTTGactgcttttctttgctgctaCTCATCCCATATTTGCCTTCCAGTGATCTAACACGTAGTGACAAAACTACTAGAAACTACTAGTTTCCAGTCCTTGGACACATTTATAAGTTTTCTTCAACCTCGCCTACTGCCTTAACTATGGACACATCCTTTGATATTAAGATGCCATGACGATGGGCAGACACCCTTGCTTGTTTGAGTTTCTTCCTACAGtacaaatgagaagaaaagattATGGTAAACTTTGCGTCTAGCTCAGAGAGAAGTAATCCAGCTAATCTTCAAAGTATCTGAATTGCAGCAGCATCAGTAAGGCGTGGGTTTTCTTTAAAGAGTTTTCATAGATATTCAAATAATTTCAGGCAGCCCTCTTGTAATCTAGTTACCAGAGCAGATAATTTCATTTCTAAAGCTTGCAGAATTTTGAGTAGAGCACTGGCATTTCCCAGTCGACTTTAGTGTCAGTTATCTTGAGATAGTTCACTTTAAccttcatctctttctctcctgcaATGGTAGTGTCCTTCAGTCCTCCTTCCAGGGCTTTTGAGAGGGATATTACTGTTATTCCTGTCTTAAATACCTACTGGGAGAGGAGGTAGCTTCAATCAGGGACTGGCTACTGAGTGTGCCTGGCACTCCCTGTCTCCGCTTCTGTGCTGCGGATATCCATGTTGGGAGCAGTGCACGGTTGAGGACTCTCTCTACTGCACAGATGCCAAAGGCAGCACAGAGGCGGGGCTGGGAGCCAACATAGTGTCTTGAGAGAGATGTCTATTGGACCCGACAGCTCCAAACTCAGAAGCTGCTGTCTGGAAGAGATGCTAGATACTGCAGCTAAGGTGGCTGCATCTCCTGATTCCCATCGAGCTTCTACCAGCTTGTTTAGCCTTTAACAtgggaaataaaaatactgtctGTCTATTGCAGCTTGGAAAGTGTTGACTGATGATACAAACTTTCCTAGGCTTGAAACTAAAAAAGGTGCAGACACCTCTTGATtcaacctttcctttttcttctcttcccctcagTAAGCTTTTTCGTGCTTTTAGACAAGTTCTGGTGCAAAAATCTGTACAGATTCTGGGCAAATCCATTCCGCTGTGTTTACATCTGTGCCTTGTGTTAGGGCATCTGCTGCTTCACTTACCTTGCCACATTTATCCCTTTATTTCCAGCATGAGCTGGAATTTACCACTGAAAACTTGCTAGGCCAGGTGCATTAGAGTCTGCTTTAGTTGTTTGGATGTCTCTTTCTCAAGACATCAGGGTTAGTTTGTTGTAACATTTCAAGGTATTAAAAGCTATTGGAAGGCTACAGTGAAAGAATTTAATGGTGGAAATGCTTTGTTCTGAGGATGATTCATGTGAGGACAAAGCAAACAGCCGAGGTTCAAAACCCATTAAAGCCCACCGGTCTTGAGATTGTCACTGGTCTTTATATCCACCATGATAGAGGTCACAATGAAAATCCACCCTACATTGATGAGTTTGAGGAGTCTTTCTGTCCCGGGCAGGATTGTTTGTGACACAGAGGACTGCTCCTCACCTGACCTAGTTAAGCTAACTCCCGAATTGACGTGGGTGTATCAGGGGGAAGTCGACATTAGTTGTCCTGGTGCTGATGAAGGTAAAGCCTCTGGTTTGTTCTCTTTCATCATGGGTGAACTGATGATATTTTCTGTTGGACTGAGGGAATACAGCACAAGCTGGGGCAAGATTTCTCCAGTGCAAGGTGGGTCTGTACCTCCTAAACAAAAGCCAAAGCTGGTGACTGagttctcttttgttttgatGACAGATATTAAATGAAAGGATGTTGACTGGAATTGATAACCATACGCATTTTAATGACTTCTTCAAGACTGTGTGAAATTCTCGTGATGGGTTTCAGTTGTATAGGCAGAGTTGGTCCAGCCTGGAGCACAGCTGGCCGTGTAAGCAAAGTGCAAAACTGCTTTGCATAAGTAAGAGGTCCCCTTCACTTAGTACACTTTTGCTCTTGACTTTCTGACTTATTTTGGTGAGGTGGTGGTTGTGCTGGGAGTGGGTGGTTGAGTGAGAGCTGTAGATAATGCTGACTTTGTATCATGTGCTAGTTACTGATTTCATAAACAGACATTAGCTCTGACTATGCCATAACTTTGAAGGTGTTGACATGACAGGTACAACTTAAGCCTTCATGATTTCCATTGCATCTTCCCACTGCTGCATAATTGTTACACCTTTCTcagtcttttgaaaagaaaatccctTGGAAGCCAAGCATGCAGCCAGCGTAAGTGAAGTGCGTGGAGATGGTTCTGGCACCTGACCAGCCCTCCAGGAGTCTTGCCATTTGAATTTCTAGGTGAAACAGGGTTTAGTAGCTGCACATTACCTGAAATCTTTTCTTGGAGTGGTGATCACTTCGTGTAACTACTCATCTAATGGAACTTGTGACATCTGCACATTGAGTAAGTACACGCCAGGTGGAGCCAAGCAGCTTAAAGCTTTTGTTCTCTTAAAGAGGTCTCTTCTGACTGTAAGTATTGACTGCTACTACTTGGTCCCTGGGGGAAGGATTCAGCTTACAAGCTTACATGTAATAAGTTATAAGTCAAACTCCCACTGAAGTGAGGGGGTTGTCTAGAGTCAGGGCCTCTTAGAGTGATTCAGCTGGCTTCGCAGCGCGTGTTACTTCAGCCTGAGCTCTGTCACTCTGCTGGTGTTGGCTTTTCTTTCCGAGAACATAGTAGGGAGTCTTGTGACACAGAAGAAAGCTGCATGTTGGGCAGCTTATCAAATGCTGCTGTcctgtttcttcccctccctcttagAGAATGACTGGAAACCTTCATCTTGATCAGTCTGCAAAGATTGCTTAAGCAGTTTGAGGAGACATCAGTAAGTGATATCACTGTAAGCAATGAGCCAAACTCTTTTGAAAGACCTTCTCCTACTGTTtgtctgctgggttttttgttgttgcgcTGAACATCCCAGCCTGCCTTTGGGATCCATGtgtgaaactttttttcccaTTGTGCTCTTCCTGCTACATTCAGGCTCTTGAGAAGGTGACGGTTCTTTCCTGTATTGATGTATTACTTGCACTGTTTTACTAGTTAAGCCTGTGCTCTATATGGCAATACCATTTTGTCACTTCTTGTTAATCTTTTGAATGCTAGATTGTATTCTAGGATTTACCAAAGCAAACACATTGGGCAATTATTACAAATTTTCTGGtcaatttgtttgttttgtggtttgtttgttgtAGTTGTTGTTGTCTTTCCTTAGAGTTGTGCTGCAGTATTAGTGTGGTAATATTGTATGACTTCAGTTAAAATAAAGCTCTGATGATGGTAGAGGAAATTCTGAAGATTCCTGCAAATGGTTGGTAGGGAGTAGCCATCCACAGAGTGAGTCAGCTCTGGTTCAAGCTCACAGAGAGAACAATTTCTGGCTGTTTAGGGTTGTGAAGAGAGTGTTGTTCATGGGAAAGTCATGGTAGATGGGAAAATACATAAATTGCAAAGCCACTGTCCCACAGGTACCCTTTTTGGCCTAGGTAAAGTGTCCTTGGCGTAGATACTACAGATGATACTAGAGATACTAGAATGATGGTAGAGCAAAAGCAAGCCACGAGTGAGTGTCTTGCAGACGGTACGGCACCAAGACGTTAACATGTTTTTATAACATTTCTTTGTCCAGATCCATAACAACTTACTGTCAACTCATACTTGTTTTAAGATGTCAGTAGGGCTGCCTCTTCCAATAGCAGACATACTTCTCTTTCCTCTACGCCAAGCCTCATGTTCCTAATACCTCCCTTGAGCTTTACTGGTGTTCATAAGTCTGTATGATGAGCTGAAAACTATGCTGACAAATGCAgggaaaaaatctttgtttttgtgCACTGAGTGCAGAAACTCTAGTACTTACACAATGGATAATGTGGGAATGTGCGGGAAAGAGTGAATATTCCTTTAGGCGTGAGCATTTAGGGTTTGGAACAAATGAAAGCAGTCATGAAACTGGAGCCTTAGATCCATGAAGTTTGGCTTGCTGGTTGCATCTTTGGTTTTCTGGTGGATGTATAAACTTAATTAAACAACATTCTCCCCTATTTACTTCATCAGAGAGAAGTTCCTCAAACAGCTATTGTTCTGCTGCTTTCATTTGTGCTATCAAATGGGAAGCACAGGCTTCATTTAccctcttttttccattttttcctgtagAAACAGGTTAATGTGTTTTATATTGAAGGAGATTGATCTCAGTTGTCTGTTTCTGTTCCTGActtttattaatgtttaaatCTGGTCAGCAAAactgagagaaaaacaaatacccaaaccagcttccttgCAGTCTTCTGCCATGTTCATGTTTTTGAAGGAAGATACCTTGTGCAAACAATGAGATATCTTTGCTCAAATGGATGTTTCTTTTGAATGTTACAAGTTGTTTCTGTTTTAGTGGACATATATGTACTACCATTTGCACCTATTTTGAAAATTACTGAGCAAAATTACTACAGTGGATAAgacaaaaacatttgtttcttgTATGGAAACATAACTTACTGAAAGAGTCAGTGTGCAATTGTAGTTTAAAAATGGTAGCCTGTTCACTAGCGCAGTACAAGGGTGTCTGTGCTTGGAAGCCATTCTGCTGCGTGAAACTACACATGTTCTTGTTTTATACTCAGGGCGTGAAGAGCCTCTTGAAACAGAAGGGTAAAATAGATTGTGGTCATTTAGCCAGTCTTTCAGAGCAGTCTGCTAGAAGAACAGATGCTTCTCCAGTACCTgataatctttcattttttatgaaatttaatttcatgACTTTGGAAACCAGACATCTGTTGAGGTATTAGCTACCTGGAATCAGATTGTAGTTAGGTGACAAACCAGCTTCTGGCTGCAGATGTGGATAGGCTGTTTGGCCCATGTGAAAGTCTGCTTACTGCCCTTTACTGTCAGTCTGTCTTGGCAGTAGTCATTGTGCTGTTACCATACAACACTAATATGATGATTTCTCCtctgaatttttgaagaaaaatctgaaaataatttctaATTATTGGGAAATAGAGGGGCTTaataacaagtttttttttgaagttttataaTTCTGTAATAAGTGCTTTGTCTTATTTATAAAATTATGATTAAATAACTGAAAGCACTTTAAAGGATGTGAATTGATGGGGAAGAGCTCTTCACGTTTGCTGGTGTGGCTGCAGTACTCCGTGACCTGAATGGTGACTCTTTTGCTTCTAAGACATATCAGTTGCTGTGAATAggaaaagtttcattaaaaaattgcTTTGTCGTGTGTTTCTCATTTATTCTTTATGTAGGAACGTGTGGCATGGTTGTGTTTGGCAGGAGACATGAATGGAGAGAAGTTTGCAATGGATGTTCAGTACTGAACAGTCTATTTTGCACAGGCAGACCAGATGAAACTTGAAATATTAGATGGAGGTGAATGTTGGCCTGATCATTTCTATACGCTTTTCGCGTAGTGGAGTTTTTTGCTTGCTTAAATACTGTGCTGCTACAGAAGTGGTAAGGCTCAATAGTGAAACAACCTTTGTTAGCTGCaattgcctcttcagattttgTTGTGGAAATATTGCAGCATTTTTATCAAGGCTTTCTCAAAATCAGCAGACTTCATAATAGCGATTTGCTATCAgtgaaacaacaagaaaaaaattcagatccCCTGACAGGCCCATCATCTAATCCTACTGTGAGACCGCAGCTCAGCTAGACCACATGGTAGAGAGATGTGTAAGATTTTGAGTATTTCCTGTGCTATTGCACTGATAGTAGTGAAATTTCGGTTGAGTTCTGGGAGAGGTTAGTAATGAACAGCCTCTCCTATTAGTAATGTTGTTTTCTAGAGTAACCTCAGTGCCACTGTGTTTAACAATTCAACGCCATCCTTTGGGTGTAGGGAAGTTCTTGTTTGCTGCattattttcttccagctgtttCATTTGTGCTTTTGCTGTGACGATTATGTAATCATCATGACCAGCCACTTTACACTGAGCAGATAGAAGATCAGATGAGGAAAtgtctgaaaacttttttttaccgTCTGATTCACTTAAACGTCCAAAAAGACATTACTGTCCAAAATTTGAAGCTTTTTCTTGCTCATTGTTACGTTATTTGGGAAGTTGTTTAGGTAATCTTTGCTTCATTAAATTGTCGAGGAAAAGCGAGGGAAGATCACATTTAACAGTCCTTCTATTGACAAAacagtgaaaagggaaaaaaaaactattgaagGTCACCTTTAAAATAGTGTCTAGGCATGCTGAATGTGATTACAAACAAATAATTATGGACGCATTCTGTGGAAAAcatgggctgcttttttttttctatatttcagaCCCTTATTTTATTAATCTAATTTTTGTCCAAAGAACAGACGGTATACTTCTCAGGGGTTTACAGGTTGTTTATTTCTTGCTCCCAAGAAACAGAACGATGTTCAAAAGCTAGTCAAGGACATGTTTTTTTAGTCAGTTAACTATACTGGTGTGGATGAATAAGTGTAAAATCTTTATTCTAAAGAGGGAGATCTCTAGACCTGTCTGTATATTAACTTTCTGGGCTATCAGTTATAATTATACATGCAACTGTTAAGAGCACTTACACTGCGGGACACAGGATGAGCATAACTGGACTTCTACTGTGTTCTCTCTTTCTGCCTCATGGTAGTTAAGGAAAGGAGTATGTACCAAAATAGATAAATACAGGAAATGCATAAATGAGAACTCTTCATAATAGTGCTTCTTGTATCTTGCTCCACATCTGACTTATGATGATTTGTTTTTCATGGTTTCAATTTAATTGGCTCCTCTGAGATAAATTGCATGAGTTGTCATAATTGCAAGCTATACTTTCAGACCCTAAATATGATAAAAGAATGACGGACAAGAAAAATTCTGCACTAAGTCACTTGGTGTGACATAGCGTGACTTGAATCAAAGTGATGGTCTGGGGAGAATGGATGGGAGAACTATGGGGATTGGGAAACTGACAGATTTTGGGTCAGAACAGCTAAGTTGCTCACTTTTGCTCTTAGTGACATTATATACACTGTAGCAATGTGGAAGAAAAACTAGTCATGGGCAGCCAATACAATTCATGCTTCTCAGAGACATCTCAAAAAACTGCATGTTCTTAGTGGGCTTTTCAGACATCTAAGACAGCTAGTAAGAGTATAGATCTAACATATGTTGAAGGAAACTTCTAAGAGTCCCGAGGGAATACTTCTCTCGTCAAAAACTATTTTCTCCAAGTTGGTGGCTTGTCTTCTTTTCCTTGTTATGCCTGGTGTTTATAAACAAGGCCATATTTTGATTTATGAAATaggcttttttgctttaaaagaatgttttcaggAATGTACGTTATTGCAATTTATAGTCCAGTCCCATAAGGAAAGGTATTGCAGGAAATTCTCCTTGCAACTGTGCCATTTGTGGGATTTggagcagaggcagacagatcAGATGAAGGATGTAGCACATTTCAGTGAATGACTTGGGAAAACTTTCTTATAATCTTTGTGCCCTTCTGTTCTGGATAAAAAAGTCTTCAGAGCTGTCATGATCTTGACTTTTCTGAAGGTTAACTtcgtggttttttgtttgttcatagcTTTTTAGCAGGAAGTTATGGGAAAGGGGCAAAACCACTACCTTGTCAAAGATCTGGTTttcttaaaaacatcttttttgtaTATTGCTGCTGTATGACAGGTGATTATGCATAGCATATCTACTACTGAAAGCCTGTAAAAGTGAATGTAACAATTTAAAGCCTGTCATCCCAGTGCAAATTAAATTCTTTTATTCATGTTAACAGTGATAGTAACTGGCCTAATAACAATGCaaccaagctttttttttcctgtttgtcagaTAGAAATATAAACTCCTAAGGGAAAAACGGGACGGAGAACAGTCTGTCTTGCTCAGTGTATCTCTGTTGCAAATCCTGGAGCTCTCTGGCTGAGAGACTCTGGAATTCCAGAGAGCCATTTGCTCTCTTTCACACACTGTACGAGCCAGCACTTGACCAGGAAAAACCCCAAAGTGATGTGCTATTATTTGAATGCAgtaatacagaggaaaaaaggcagccTGCCAGCCCCTAttggaacatttttttcttctgggaaatGGAGGAGGTAGGAAgtcagaaatgcagagaaagaaatcagaagaCATATTTGTGATGTTTGACTAAGTGTCCTAAACTTCATAATTAGACTCTATTCAGATGCAGTAGAAACCCCAAATGaatattttctgtcctttctgtTCCCTTTTGGCTGCAACTGTGCAGCCAGGGATTGGAGTAGTATGTTGTCTGTGGTATTTAggtgagggagggggaaacgtCATTGATCATAAATGCGGGACATTTTTGTGGAGAAGATGATATTGTTACAGGGAGGGAATGGAAATGAACTGGTTTTTGCTCAAGGATATAGCAAAGACTGCTGCTTTGCTGATAAAACACTATGTGACATTTGTTTTTTTAGCCTATCTGCCTTGCAGAACTGCTTGGTTTGTGAAATTTAGCTATCCAGTTTGTCAGTAATGGTGGTATATTCCATATTTGCCTGAGCAGTGTAACAAAGGTCCTCCTTTCTGTGCAAAAAACATAAGCTGTTTGTCTTGCTTTTCATAGTCCTCCGCTTCCTGTTCCTTTCCCTACCTATTGTCTCTTGCTCAGTTGCAAAGAAAAGGTCAATTCCTGCCTCTCCTTATGCTCGCAAAGCCAGCCTGTGTTGCCCGCTTGTTTTTCAAACAAGCATCTCTGTGTGTTCTCCCCATGTTGCCCCTCAGGCTTCAAAACAACCCTTCAGAAACATCCACAAAGCTCCCTCCGTACTTCTTAGTGCTTGCCTTTGCAATGGTATCTGCAAACCCTGTAAGATGGTTAAAGCTGCTGAGGTGCTTTGACTTTCGGCATCAAACTGACTGCGTAGTCATTTGGTTTTCTTCTTCCGTcacttctgtatttcctttcatgtacttgacttttttttagcAAAGACTGTTTTTTATTCTGACCCAGAGCTGGTGCTTGTGGGCGCTTTGATAATACAGATTATGAGTAAGAGCTTGCATTTCTGTTTAGCACAGCCTTTAAAGAACTACTGCAATCAGCAAGccacaaatatttttaagttattaaTGTGTCTGTTTTATGTTCCACAGAAGCCCCTTGTGCTACTCCACTGATCTGTAGCTTTGGAAGGCCGGTTGACCTGGAGAAGGATGACTACCAAAAAGTTATATGCAACAACGAGCATTGTCCTTACAGCACCTGGATGCACCTTCAGTGCTTTTATGAGTGGGAAAGCAGCATTCTTGTCCAGTTTAATTGTATTGGCAGAGCAAGGAGTTGGAATGAAAAGCAGTGTCGCCAAAACATGTGGACAAAGAAGGGATACGATCTCGCTTTTCGCTTTTGTTCTTGTCGATGTGGGCAGGGTCATTTAAAGAAAGACACTGACTGGTACCAAGTGAAACGAATGCAGgatgacaagaagaaaaaatcagtgTTGGAGAAGAGCATGGGAAGGTCTATGGCAGAGTCAGCAGAAGAGGCCAAAAAGGGTAGGCCAGGCAACAAGCCGCAGAAAGGCTTAAGTCATGACATCCAGCGAAGGCATTCAATGGACAGACAGAACTCCCAAGAGAAGGGCGTCATTAGTGGGGGCTATGCCGTTCGTTCTCCATGTGTGTCTCCCGGCCAGTCCCCGCCAACTGGCTACTCTATTTTGGCCCCCACTCATTTCAGCGGCCCTCGTTCTTCACGATACTTGGGagaatttttaaagaatgctATCCACCTGGAACCCCATAAGAAGAACATGGCTGGTGGGGGCATGTTCAGGAATGCTCATTTTGATTATGGGGC includes these proteins:
- the HECA gene encoding headcase protein homolog isoform X2, with the protein product MKLEILDGEAPCATPLICSFGRPVDLEKDDYQKVICNNEHCPYSTWMHLQCFYEWESSILVQFNCIGRARSWNEKQCRQNMWTKKGYDLAFRFCSCRCGQGHLKKDTDWYQVKRMQDDKKKKSVLEKSMGRSMAESAEEAKKGRPGNKPQKGLSHDIQRRHSMDRQNSQEKGVISGGYAVRSPCVSPGQSPPTGYSILAPTHFSGPRSSRYLGEFLKNAIHLEPHKKNMAGGGMFRNAHFDYGAAGLQAHRSGHFDAPVQFLRRLDLSELLTHIPRHKLNTFHVRMEDDAQVGQGEDLRKFILAALSASHRNVVNCALCHRALPVFEQFPLVDGTLFLSPSRHDEIEYDVPCHLQGRLMHLYAVCVDCLEGVHKIICIKCKSRWDGSWHQLGTMYTYDILAASPCCQARLNCKHCGKPVIDVRIGMQYFSEYSNVQQCPHCGNLDYHFVKPFSSFKVLEAY